ATAGACACTAATTGGatcaacaataaaaagaaaggacaGTTGACAGAGCTAAGTAGTTAAGAGCTTACAGAAACATGATTATTCTAGagtaagaaaattattatatgagatttaatgattaaaaacaTGAAAGATACTGTTATCTTAACAAATTAAGGCATCAAGGAAGCAACAGAGTAGAAAGAGAGCAGTTTCTGTCAACAAATGACAAAAGATTGCTATGGTCTATGGTTTacaattttaacagaaaatctgtaatataattcataattttgtaaataacatCACTGTACTTCTTTTGAAGGAGTATCTatgatgatttattatattgtcAGAAATTTAAATAGTcgatatatcattttatcctcaTAAAGAATATGGGTTTCTACTGCAGACGATATACTTCCAAAACTATTGGAGAAAGTGTGTTCCAAGAAGTTTGAGAAAAGaataactaaatcaaattaaaccccAGTCCAGGagattattatttgtttaatatgtgGAATCCAACTGTGAAAAAagcaaatttaaatatattgtatCCAAGATTAGAAGTCAAACACATGGGATATCACGTTACTACTAAACATAAATATAACTGGAACATTATTTGTCATTTGAATTAAACGACACAAAAGAAAGCTTCATCAATGTTGACAAATTATGAATGGAACAATCCTCTAAACAAAGCTAGAACTCACCCGCTGCCCACTTTTGTCAGCATTTCCTCCTTTTTTCTTAGACACTACTTCACTAGCATAAGAATGCCGCTTACCTACACTTCTAGATTTTCTTGTCGGGGCCATAAATGACTAACTCAATAGTCTTGAAATCTACCAAAAAATAAGAGACCAGTTAGCCATTTATTATCCATGACAATACTCCAGAACCAATATATAAAACAAGGACACTTAACCATGATCACTTCATTAATTTCACCATCATTTCATTCCCGCGTCCCCAACTGTACAGAAACACGTGCCAGAATTGGACATAGAACCAAGATCaattaaaattgacaaaaaggagaaaccaattttttaaaagatccACAACTAAACGCATTAATGTCGAAATTTTCACACCATCACAAACTTAATACGGAAAcggaaaaaaatacaaaatgaaatgaTACAATGAAATCAGTTTCCAACTATTCATAAATCTAAACCACAATCTGACAAAACACACAAGCTACTAAGCAAAACAAAATGTTTCGCAACGATTCAGCTTAGGCAGTTGACTGCTGCGAAACCAAGtaagaaaggaaaacaaaaataattccaaaaccgaaaacaaattaaaccttcatttcaacttcaaaacacCTCccagttaacaaaatttaattcccCAACCTAACTGAGAGCAGAAGCAAAGGATCCGAGACAAGCAAGCAAACAAAGAAGATGCTAAGTCAGTAACCGGCCGATCAAAGAGAAGCTGTTTGTCGAGGCATTGGTGACGAGTCTGCGCCAAGGAAAAGCAGCAAAAACCGAAGCGATCGAAGCACAGATGCCGAGAAGTGAAGAAGATTAAGCAAACATAATATTTGTTTCGGTGAATTTTAGTAATCAGgatgaagaaattgaaattgacgaagaaattttgggataaaaccgcgaaaactttaaaatgaataaaattaattctgGCCAAAAAAGGGAGTGTTTGTCTGAGTGGGTTTttccattgtttttttttttttttttttttcaaaattatcaaatttattattttatatttgagtagaattatttacataaataatataaataataatttattattatataattaaataattttaaattaaaaaaatttttcttgttcaatttttatcattatccTAGTATTGGAATAATGCAATCCACTTTCATAATTTTGGGTTCCATTCTTCAGAGCTTAGCTCAagcaaaactaaaaatatttcgttacttatttataattaaatatatttttatattattagaattacATAGTGCACAAGAAAATAGATTGATtgataaatacatttaaaaaaaaaaacgcttGATGtgtattttttaacttattgtatttaatttaatataatatattattttatttatatatgattatatataattattctaaaataattgaaactaaaaatgttttatcttaaaaattataacaaaattaaaattattttaataattttttaatcataaaaccaTACACAccaactttaaatatatatataggtacatacttgatatatataattaaataattgacaattttaaatctaaaataaaaaaaacataataatatacattaagtatgtatttatttttatattcaaagtagATACGCATAGcattattcattatataatacCGTGAAActagtaatcagattatttcttatattacttatcatatcACTATTGATCATAAAAGATTACTGAAATCTAACAAAGTAatgtcaattataaaaaataaattattagaataatatttgaatattttcaacCCTAATTAGTAAACACACGTATTATTCGTGTTCCTGTATCAAAcatgttcaaaataatttttgaactcAAAACGTATTAAATACGTATTTTATGTCATTCTCATATTAAAAGCGAATTATACACGTATTTTAcgtttactatattttttaaatttttcgctaaacttaaaatataaaattgtgtcttctatttttaattatttacgaAAATCTCactaccatttaaaaaaaactcaataacatttattttattaattctgatcctaattttacattttcctCCCCTATAACctatacaaaaaaaatcactctaatttaaaatctaaaatttaaactgattaatttacttattttttccAACGGACTAGTACATtacttattatacaaaaaaatttaattatctattatattatattaagtttaataattaattaaatattttatatttgaattgttaaattgattttcaatcagaaattcataaaaattactaattttattataatattatcttaatttataaatatattattaacaatataccatattaaactcataaatatatatatatatatttcatattttttttatatacaaattttaacgGCATTTTtttacatacattttttattattcatcatATTATACATGCACAGTTCGCatattcctttcttttttttccgtTCCTATATACTCACTGTAACATAACAATATCTGGGTCTGTAATGGTTCGGTAGATTTAGTGATCTGTTGATACTTGGTGACATGAAGGATATTCTAATAATACAGCATGAGTTGCGTCATTGGGGCCAAACTGCTCGCAAAAAGCTAACagtttattcttattatatattttttatacatgaaaacaaagaaaaacatttAAACTTATGACCTCGTATAATAGGTTTACTGTAACCAAGCTGTGTACTCATCCACCACagatagagagagagacttGCACCAACTCATCCATCACATTTTGAGAGACAGACTTGTATAAATCCAGTCAAACAAGCATCAACTTGGCGAATTGTGAATCAAAATGCTAGGGTCAtaccacaaattaaaaaatcaatcttATAGCTGCAGAGAACCATcagatgattttgttctttatCCAAATACAtctaacaaatgaaaaaaagaataacatATGGAATTTTTAATGCAATCAAAGGAAACATTAAAGAATGCCAGCCTGATACAGTAAACCACAGAATTCAGCAAATGTTCAGATCCAGTATACGATAAGCAACCGACCTGACATTTAAAAGTCATAACCTGGATAATGTGCGGTGAGGACACAATAAGAACATATTGTGCAGAGGTGCACACGATGAAACAAGACAAACTACGATAGCAGTAGAAAATGGTCATGAGTAGCAGTTCAAGTCAATTGCAGGAAAAACATGAAACCACCATTGACTAATTAAACAGAAATTTGGCTGTGCTGTGTGCTGTGGATCAAACTACAGaacatctaaaataaaataaaagacaagTCATAATGTTTGGATTCTACGATTGCACCACTCTAAACTATGCTTACAGCTCACTTGGTAGTTAACTAGAGAAGTTCGATGGATACAGCTTCAACACCTCAGGAGCTTCCTCTATAAAACAGTCCACAAACTTCTTCCGGAACAACTTCTCTGGAGCCTCAAAAAAGCTAGGAATGTAAAGGTTTTCCTTTAACAAACCTTTTGACAACAGAAACTGAAAAAGAGTGCCCCTTGGAACAATTCTCTTTAGGCTCAATGTAATAAGTGCTGGGCGTTTGACAATAAATGAATACTCCCAACCCattttattgacaaaaaaatcCATCATTGCCATAATCTTATTCTCAGATGCCATCATAAACCATGGAGTCCTCCCAAATGCTTCAAAAACCTCTTCCTCAGACAAACCCCATTTCTTATAAACATCCACCTTTTTGTCCCATGTCGATCTGCTCATTGCCCTGAATGCAAAGACTGCCAACCCAAACTTCAACTTTGAAGGATCAAACCCCATCCTCTTAACTTCGTCGACAATCTTCTTAAACGCATCAGGAATCATCATAAATGTTCTAGGCTGGTAACGAACTAATGTCACAATACATGATTCTGACACACCATATTCTCTCATGATTCTAACATTATCTACCCAATAGCTGTCAATACGGTAAAGGAGAATACGTGGACAGCGTCTAATTGCTGCAATGGTCGTCTCATCAGACTTGACTAAGTCTTTCAAGAAGTTAAAAGCAGGAATTATTTGTTTCTCTAAGCTTCTCTTCAAAATACCTGGCTCAAAACATAATACTCTGGTAATGTCGGGGTTAGAAAAGCCTTTGGAGTGAAAAAAATCTAGTTTTGGCAAAAGGGTTTTCTCAGGACTAGACGCAAGCAATTGTGGGAGTTGCTTGATGAGGATTGAAATTTGGGGTTTCGTGAAACCATGTTTCTCGAATAAGTTGAGAACTGAATCAGCCCGTTCTGGGGTTTCAAAATGAACACGTTTAGAAGCTGATAATGCAGATTCTAAAGATAACCCACATGAGTTTATCAGGTATGAAACAACAAAGGAGTGTCGATTTGCATTGCTAGCACTAGAGATGTAATTAACAGATAAAAATGTGTACTTCTGAAGAGAACTTAATCTATGTGCCGTTAAGACAGTGACAGTTCTACAGAGAAAATGCAACATGAGAACTGGAATTAAACACACTATAAGCGGGAAAAAAAACTTACAGTTACAGATCTCCGCGGAAAATCTCTTCCATCGACGAATGACTTCCGAAAGAGAATAAAGAGGAAAGGCGAAATAACCTAAGCATCATTCCCACTTAAACGCACCGTTTTGTaaagttcttatttttttccaacTTGAGTAAATTAACATCCCACTAAATGTTTGGGGACATTACATTTTCCACCCCTTAAATTGCCAAACTATAAATTCCCaaccaaaccctaatttcaTATGATAAATCACAAAAACATGACACAATGTTACACAAGTATATAACCATATTAACACTTACTATTTTGTCttactataattataataatattgaaaattgtaATTGCTAGTAATCTAGTTCGATTTGGTGGCTAATCGAGTTGTGATATTATTAAATTCATCGAtatcaaacccaaaaaaatgtGATCTAATTAAgacatttgaaattatattaaacaggTGTGATCCAACAAGATTGTATGTATCTCTCTTATTGTATTCAAGCAAAATCACACATCTAAAAGAATGATCTATATtggcattttttttatattttggaaaAGGAAATGATGTttatacctttaaaatttttttttatatataacaaaattggATCTTAGATAAGTTTTTGTAATTAATGAATTCAATTGGTTAGAACTTACAATAGTTGGCCGAAttcttaggtgggaaatagtaattttctcattattttactctcattttgttattgattatgGAAGAGGTGTTAAATAAATTAGGTCAACATACGATTCTACATAGACACAACTTTTTAAGCTTGGGTCACGTCACGTAGGCCTTATACGAAAAATCCTAAGTCATGTCCCAGACATGATATAAGGCTTGTAAGGCAGCGTGATATTATAatagttaattttctttttattggcATGTTCAATACTGCTCGCTATTGTAGCaggcaaaaaaaaattaataattttaattttaagtaataaaacataatagtaatgtgtttttttaattttttgaattgatcTATTAGTCAACTTGTTAAGAGCCCGTGAAAGCACACCTGAAAGGCTTTGGGTCGTGCCCGaaccttaatttttaaaaagctaaaCAAACACAAAAGCCTGCCAAGTGGCAGGCTTTAGCTCAACATGGCATATGGGGCCAACACAAAAGACTGGTAGTGCTTTGCTTCTGCCAATAACTGCAATGACAACTTTATTGTGCAGACTTCAGCTCCAGAAAAAATCAGCTCAAGGGgaacaaagcaaaaataaatctcTATGGTAGAACCCGTCAAACTCAGGCAGACTGAGAACTTCTAGGACTGGTGCGCAGAAACTGGGAGATTTGAGCAGCAAGAATGGAGCCGCAAAATTGGGATCGCAAGTCAGAAAGGAAGAGCCCAGGCAGCAACCAAAACCAGACTGTAGCTCTCTCCAGAAAACAATTCAGAACGGGTCGAGTGGAAATAAGCAAGAAGATTAAAAACCAGGACTGGGTAGCAGGGCTTCAGCTTAAGACCAGCACTAGGAAAAAAAACTTCAAGTCCAGCAAGACTAATGTATCCAGAAAGTAACTCCAACTACTGCTTTTTGCtcttgaaaatggatggcggaAGACTCCACTTCTGGGCTGTGATTGCATTAGCTCAGGTTAACTCAATGTTCGTAAGTTCCGCCCCTTTATCTCTCACCATTCTTCTAATGTTGTTTCTGAGAATTCCCTTAAAGAAGCATCTATTATTCATTTCCTTCCATATTACATACATACAAGGTCCCAAACCCATCTTGCAAGTAGTTTACTTAAGACTCTCGCCCTTCTAACTCTTAGCAAGCCTATCTGTATAACCATCCCAACCTTGACTTCTATACCCCAAGCCGTTGATCTCAAGGAATTTTTTCCAATTGTAATTACTGAAAGaacattggaagaagagattaTCCACATTCTCATTACCATTGTCGCAAAGGATACAAGTGGCGTCATTAATTAGCCCAAACTTGACGAGCATGTCTTTAGTAGTGAGCTTCTTTCTAATGGCCAACCAAAGAATGATGGCATGcgggaataaattttttatgccATACCAGTTCATGCCAACTTACTCTATCTTTCTTGGTGCGAACTTCTTCCCACGCTGACTTTAAGGAGAATCTACCATTGGGGTTCAGCATCCATAAAATCTTCTCCCCTCAACAGAGTTGTACGTAAACCTTCCTTGACCTTCTTAAAGCCTCTAGAGTTAGCACCCCACCACTTCCAACAATCTTCTCCAATAATGTCACTAACCTTTGCATATATATCAAGTCTCGAGACATAGAGAATTAGATCACCAAATCTCCCAAATTAAGGACATAACAGATGTCAATTGTCAAACCAAGTGTTTAAGCCATTCCCAATTTGAACTTTAGTTTTGCCCTTGACCTCATCTTTAATCCTTATAAGCTTCTTCCAAATCCAAGGATATTCCTTGGACGTTTTAGCTTCCCAAATATTCTTCTTCTCAaggcaaattttttttcaatccaaTTGACCCAAATAGGGCGATTTTTGGGTTGGGCAACGTTCCCAATGTGTTTGATGATAGCCGCCTTATTCCAATCCTTGCTAGTCATGAGCCCCGAGCCTCCCTCCTCCTTAGGGACACACACCTCAGCCTAAGCCACATGTCCTTTAGGTACAGTACTTCGTCTAATCATTTATTAACACATCTTTCTATCAACACCACCATAAACATCTTAATTGTAgatgtttatttataatcaattaGATTTAGACATGCAATATACATGAAAGAAAAATGGGAGGTTTGTATAATATTTCAATGTTTTATACCGGATAATCTTGTATTCTCAGGTGTGAAGATTATCAATTTAGACCCCGTAATTTGTGTCTAACATGGATTTTGGACCATTTTCCACATGGGGGTTGTCTTTTATCTTTCCTTCTTCAAGCTTGGGTTATGGAAAAAGGATctccaaagaaagaaaatatgtgAACTGCAAAATGCAAGAGTTTTGCCCAGAAGTTAATGACAAGCAGCATAAAActtaaatcataaaatcatttaaagaaTTGATTGGTTAAAGAACAGAAAGACAAACTAAAAGATGTGTTTCAGGCTGTTGATGAAGAATGCAATTTACAATGGAAGCCACCAAATCAAGCTGTTTCTGTCTTGAAATTCAAGCGTTTGTTTTTAAGCTTTAACCTTCACTAGATATCTATTGAAATACATATCTTTGCAATAGTTTCATCATGTATTTCTTTTATCCGAAATACGATTTTCTTTAGATTCAAGGTAGATCAATGAAATCAATAtcatatatagataaaattagaaaacaaagGGAACCAGTTACAGAGCAGTAACAGGGTTAGGCAAGACACGAGATTCAAGTATGATACATGGTTATGAATCTTAAAATCTCATTGCTGAGCAAATTCTTTACTCGAGACTGAAATTGCAGACAAACCATGAGTAATCTGGAGAAAAAGCTTTTCAGCTTGAACAGAAATCATAACAGATGATCAAGTACCAAAAAAAGAGAGCATCAGTTCAAATTCACATGTGAACAAGTTACAAATGCTGCAATCCTATCACTTCAACAAAATCAAGTGCCAGTAAACCAAAAAATTAGTATGTACTAAATGTTCAGGAAGTTTGCATACAAAGAATTTAACATAATAAAGTGACACAGAATTGAGCGATTCTGATGTAAAAATATCAGAAACAATACATTTCTATCACTATTTATTGATCACTTGGTCATCATTGTACGATCCAGCTTTTCTTTGTACAGCTTCTTTAGCTGAGGAGCCTCATCATAGCAATTCATGTACTTGTGCAGAAAGGCTTCATCAGAAATGGTATAGGGGCTAAGTGAGATGCTACCGTTCTTGAGCAAACCTTTGGATGAAAGAAACTGAACAACTGCAGCACGAGGAATAATTCTCTTTTCCAAGCTATATGAGAACAGATGTGGCCGCTCAGCAATGGCAGAAAGCGTCCAACCCATTTTATTCACAAAAATGTCCATCACTGCCATTATCTTATCTTCAGATGTCATCATACACCAGGGATTCTTCTGAAATGCAGCAAAAACCTCTTCCTTAGACCAACCCAGCCTCTTGTAAAAATCAACCTTCTTGTCCCACTTGGCTTTGGGCATTATTGACATCACAACAATTGCTACAACAAACTGTGACTTTGAAGGATTCATACCCATTTTCCTCAATAAGTCCACAGTTTCATCAAAACGTCCAGAATAATATGTGAATACTATGGGCCATTTATATAATAGCCTAACAATAAGTGTTTCGGGTACACCAATACCTCGCAAAACATTAACTTTAGTCGCAACAAAAACTTGAAGATCCCAAGTGAGAATAGAATGAAAGCGTTTAGTTACAGCAATAACCTTTTCAGTGGATTGAAGCAAGTTACATAGATAAGTAAAAGAAGGGATTATACGCTTATTTAAGCTTCTTCCCAAGATATGAGGGCACTGACTTAAAACAGTGGCAAGATCAGTAGTTGAGAAGCCTTTGGAGTGAAAAAACTGAAGTTTGGGCCGAAGGTTTCTCTCAGGATTGGACAAAAGCAGCAATGGGCATCTTCTAATTAGGTTAGAGATTTGTGTTTCTGAGAATCCACTGTTCTTGAAGAAGGTGAGTGCTAAGTCGGCTTTTTCTGGGGTTTCCAATTGCAATTTTTTGGATGCTGTTAAAGCAGATTCTGGCGACAACCCACATGAATTAATAAGGTAAGAGACTGTAAAAGACTGCTCATTTGATTTGGTTGAGATGCATTTGACAAAAATTGGATTCCAAAAATCTTGAAATTCGTGGTTCAAAAAAGCTCTGATAGTGTATCTTCTATAACCGTGAACTAAAGTTCCGCGGAGAATATTAGACGCCATGATTGCAAAAATAATAGAATGAATTTACCTATCACCTTACGCTCCAGACCAAACATCTCCTTCAGCGAGCTCCATACTTTACAAATCCGCCCAAGTTGAACAGAGGCAAGAAACTGAAAACACTCCGATAAAATACAGCGGCTCGGCAAAACTTTTTAATCTAGTGTAGGGCTTTTGTTACAGCCCATGACCTCTAGTCATACATTGATGGGCTTTTAATGGACGACCTACCacattatacatattttttaatttcagacattattttttagaaatattagattattttattttttttcacgaGTCAGTTCAGTTCGACCTAAAGGCCCCGGTAGAGCTGGTATGGTTCACAAAGCTTATGAGTTTAATATGACCTACAATTTTACGAACTATGCAAAATTAAGGATATATGTTCGTGTCAAGGGTTAGTCTAACCCCTTTGACATGTTAAATACATGTTAAGATTATCAATTTAGATGATTTTGGACGATTTTCCATATATAGGGTTGTCTTTTATCTTTCCTTCTCCAAGCTTGGGATATGGAAAAAGGATCTCAAAGAAAGTATGTGAACTGCAAAATGCAAGAGTTTTATCCAAAAGTTAATGACAAGCAGCataaaatttaagtgataaaatcatttgaagaattgattgattaaagaacaaaaagacAGACTAAAAGGTGTGTTTCAGGCTGTTCATGAAGATTGCAATTTACAATGGAAGCCACCAAATCAAGCTGTTTCTGTCTTGAAATTCAAGGGTTTCACTAGATATGTATTGGAATACATATCTTTGGCAACAGTTTCATCATGTATTTCTTTTATCCAAAATACAATTTTCTTTAGTTTCAAGGTAGATCAATGAAATCAATATCATACATAGCTAAAATTAGACTGAAACAAAGGGAACCAGTTACAGAGCAGTAACAGGGATAAGCAAGACTAGAGATTCTAGAATGATACATGgttataaatcttaaaatctcatttttgAGCATATTCTTTTCTCAAGAGACTGAAATTGCAGATAAACCATGAGTAATATGGAGAAAAGCTCTTTTCAGCTTGAAAAGAAATCAGAATAGATGATCAAGTACCACAAAAAGAAAGCATCAGTTCAAATTCACATGTGAACATGTTACAAATGCTGCATTCCTatcactttaaaaaaataaagtgccAGTAAACCAAAAAATTAGCCTCGACTGAATGCTCTTTCTGATGTGAACTTCAGAAAGTCGGCATACAAagaatttaacaaaacaaagtGACACAGAATTGAACTATTCTGtagtaaaaatattagaaatattaaatttctaCCACAATTTATTGATCACTTGGTCATCTTTGAATGATCCAGCTTTTCTTTGTACAGCTTCTTTAGCTGAGGGGCCTCATCATAGCAATTCATGTACTTGTGCAGGAAGGCTTCATCAGAAATAATATATGGGCTAAGTGAGATTAAATTGTTCTTAAGCAAACCTCTTGTTGAAAGAAACTGAACAACTGCAGCACGAGGAATAATTCTCTTCGCCACACTCAATGAAAACAGTTGTGGCCGCTCAGCAATGGCAGAAGGCGTCCAACCCATTTTATTCACAAAAACGTCCATCACTGCCATTATCTTATCCTCCGATGTCATCATACACCAGGGATTCTTCTGAAATGCAGCAAGAATCTCTTCCTTAGACCAACCCAATCTCTTGTAAAAATCAACCTTCTTATCCCACTTGGCTTTGGGCATTACTGACATTACAACAATAGCTTTAACAAACAGTGACGTTAAAGGATTCATACCCATTTTCTTCAATAAGTTCACAGATTCATTGAAACGATGAGAATAACATGTGAATAGCATGGGCCATTTATAAAATAGCCTAACAATATGTGTCTCAGGTACACCCATATCTCTTAAAACATTGATTTTAGGCACAACCAAAATTTGAAGATCACAAGTAAGAATAGAAGGATACCATTTAGTTAGGGCAGTAACCTTTTCAGTGGATTGAAGCAAGTTACATAGATAAGCAACAGAAGGGATTATATGGTTATTTAAGCTTCTTCGCAAGATAGTAGGGCACCGACTTAAAACAGAGGCAAGATCAGAACTTAAGAAGCCTTTGGAGtgaaaaaactcaagtttgggcCGAAGGTTTCTCTCAGGATTGGATAAAAGCAGTAATGGGTATCTTCTAATTAGGTCAGAGATTTGTGCTTCTGAGAATCCACTGTTCTTGAAGAAGGTGAGTACTAAGTCGGCTTTTTCTGGGGTTTCCAATTGCAATTTTTTGGATGCTGTTAAAGCAGATTCTGGCGACAACCCACATGAATTAATGAGGTAAGAGACTGTAAAAGACTGCTCATTTGATTTGGTTGAGATGTATTTGACAAAAATTGGATTCCAAAAATCTTGAAATTCGTGGTTCAAAAAAGCTCTGATATTGTATCTTCTATAGCTGTGAACTAAAGTTCCGCGGAGAATATTAGACGCCATGATTgcaaaaataatagaataaatttaCCTATCGCCTTATGCTCCTCACCAGACATCTCCTTCAGCGAGCTCCATACTTCAGAAATCCGTCCAAGTTGAATAAACGGAAAAAACAGAAAACCCTCGAATAAAATACGTCGGCTCGGCAAAACGCCTCACTACAGTTGGGCATACGTCGGGCTTCGTCTAGAATTTATA
Above is a genomic segment from Mangifera indica cultivar Alphonso chromosome 3, CATAS_Mindica_2.1, whole genome shotgun sequence containing:
- the LOC123212112 gene encoding uncharacterized protein LOC123212112 → MREYGVSESCIVTLVRYQPRTFMMIPDAFKKIVDEVKRMGFDPSKLKFGLAVFAFRAMSRSTWDKKVDVYKKWGLSEEEVFEAFGRTPWFMMASENKIMAMMDFFVNKMGWEYSFIVKRPALITLSLKRIVPRGTLFQFLLSKGLLKENLYIPSFFEAPEKLFRKKFVDCFIEEAPEVLKLYPSNFSS
- the LOC123211602 gene encoding uncharacterized protein LOC123211602; translated protein: MASNILRGTLVHSYRRYNIRAFLNHEFQDFWNPIFVKYISTKSNEQSFTVSYLINSCGLSPESALTASKKLQLETPEKADLVLTFFKNSGFSEAQISDLIRRYPLLLLSNPERNLRPKLEFFHSKGFLSSDLASVLSRCPTILRRSLNNHIIPSVAYLCNLLQSTEKVTALTKWYPSILTCDLQILVVPKINVLRDMGVPETHIVRLFYKWPMLFTCYSHRFNESVNLLKKMGMNPLTSLFVKAIVVMSVMPKAKWDKKVDFYKRLGWSKEEILAAFQKNPWCMMTSEDKIMAVMDVFVNKMGWTPSAIAERPQLFSLSVAKRIIPRAAVVQFLSTRGLLKNNLISLSPYIISDEAFLHKYMNCYDEAPQLKKLYKEKLDHSKMTKHSIIFAIMASNILRGTLVHGYRRYTIRAFLNHEFQDFWNPIFVKCISTKSNEQSFTVSYLINSCGLSPESALTASKKLQLETPEKADLALTFFKNSGFSETQISNLIRRCPLLLLSNPERNLRPKLQFFHSKGFSTTDLATVLSQCPHILGRSLNKRIIPSFTYLCNLLQSTEKVIAVTKRFHSILTWDLQVFVATKVNVLRGIGVPETLIVRLLYKWPIVFTYYSGRFDETVDLLRKMGMNPSKSQFVVAIVVMSIMPKAKWDKKVDFYKRLGWSKEEVFAAFQKNPWCMMTSEDKIMAVMDIFVNKMGWTLSAIAERPHLFSYSLEKRIIPRAAVVQFLSSKGLLKNGSISLSPYTISDEAFLHKYMNCYDEAPQLKKLYKEKLDRTMMTK